In a single window of the Trypanosoma brucei brucei TREU927 chromosome 6, complete sequence genome:
- a CDS encoding replication factor C, subunit 2, putative, with the protein MLPDPPLKKHRVEPSVDLRPWIEKYRPKSLDEVKSQEEVVQALRSTLRQGASMPHFLFHGPPGTGKTTAILAVAHELFGPDYIKSRVRELNASDDRGIQVIREKVKSFAQTAVGNVVQKVQSDGKIYPVPPFKVIILDEADALLPDAQAALRRMMEDFSDVTRFCILCNYVTRIIDPIASRCAKYRFKPLIKEALYERISEVASRENIQISRSSIDALDHVSGGDLRLAIMYLQYAQRANGNDLQKEDFVEVSGSVPASMMQTYLAALMMKSFDEVRSVTKRLVQQGYPACQILAQLQDYIVSAACPLNSAQRGSIALKLCDIEKRLSDGCDDFVQLLELGSFICSV; encoded by the coding sequence ATGTTGCCAGACCCACCACTTAAAAAACATCGTGTGGAGCCGAGTGTTGATTTACGCCCATGGATTGAGAAGTATCGACCAAAGTCTTTGGACGAGGTCAAGTCGCAGGAGGAAGTTGTGCAGGCGTTGCGGTCCACCCTCCGACAGGGCGCAAGTATgcctcatttccttttccacggCCCACCAGGGACGGGAAAAACAACTGCCATACTTGCCGTCGCGCATGAGTTGTTTGGACCCGATTACATTAAGAGTCGCGTTCGTGAGCTGAACGCAAGTGACGACCGTGGTATTCAGGTAATACGTGAGAAGGTTAAGTCCTTTGCACAAACGGCTGTGGGGAATGTTGTGCAGAAGGTGCAGTCCGACGGAAAGATTTACCCGGTGCCTCCCTTCAAAGTTATCATATTGGACGAAGCGGATGCCCTACTACCCGATGCGCAGGCTGCCCTTCGTCGTATGATGGAGGACTTCAGTGATGTTACACGATTTTGCATTCTCTGTAACTACGTAACTCGCATCATCGATCCCATAGCGAGCCGTTGTGCCAAGTACCGCTTCAAACCCCTCATAAAAGAGGCCCTATATGAGCGTATTAGTGAAGTTGCTAGTAGAGAGAACATCCAAATATCGAGGTCTTCTATAGATGCGTTGGATCATGTGAGTGGCGGTGACCTACGCTTAGCGATAATGTACCTTCAGTATGCGCAGAGGGCAAATGGAAATGACTTGCAGAAGGAGGATTTTGTGGAAGTGTCGGGATCCGTGCCTGCTAGCATGATGCAAACGTACCTTGCTGCTTTGATGATGAAAAGCTTCGACGAGGTGCGCAGTGTGACAAAACGACTTGTTCAGCAAGGTTACCCCGCTTGTCAGATACTTGCCCAGCTTCAGGATTACATTGTCAGTGCTGCATGTCCTCTTAATTCCGCTCAGCGTGGATCAATTGCACTAAAGTTATGCGACATTGAGAAGCGTCTGTCGGATGGATGTGATGATTTTGTGCAGCTTCTTGAATTAGGAAGTTTCATATGCTCAGTGTAA